One genomic segment of Xyrauchen texanus isolate HMW12.3.18 chromosome 5, RBS_HiC_50CHRs, whole genome shotgun sequence includes these proteins:
- the LOC127643880 gene encoding NACHT, LRR and PYD domains-containing protein 12-like — MASVPEQLLETLDELDEKKLKRFKFYLKQEESISADDLENADAIDTVEQMVKCFKPEEAVKITLNILKKMKHNQLSEQLENKYKEEDDVLLKIVTKHKDFMKDKTGRVFEGKKENKTHLKKVYTELFITEGDFTDVNHEHEILKIDRAFKTPKSEDIPINCNDIFSLLRQKAEGNIVLTKGIAGIGKTFSVQKFILDWAEGNANQDVDCMFLLPFREINLIKDKEFSLHEFLQEFYPPLQELKDTKLYESFTIAFIFDGLDESRLPLNFNSSSLHSVNNRSSVDALFTSLVKGKLLPSALIWVTSRPTAANQIPPEYVGLFTEVRGFTDKQKEEYFRKRITDETQAFQIISHIKTSRSLYIMCHIPVFCWIAATVLHEILIKNNGEDIPSTLTEMYVHFLLIQMNLKNQKYDENTQRDRTKLLGSNKEMISKLAKLAFEQLKKENIMFYEDDLKACGIDVSDESESTGLCTEIFKKDSVLHEMKVYYFIHLSIQEFLAALHMFLCYLNKNMEELDFLLENSYPKKDLLYFLLMKAIDKAKASETGHFDLFLRFLLGISLESNQKLLTGLLTQTEESKRSINKTIQYIKQMQNNDTCPEKSINHFFCILELQDRSLYQQIKKYLNSDVIDKSREISTSNCSALVYVLLMSEEVLDEFNPKKFNPSYAGCRRLVPVMRSCKRALFSDCGLTETCCETVASALQLEDCPMSELDLSDNYSIEAGVKLLCSGLKSPHCKLETLRFARCHFGQDSCMELVSALKMIICHLSELDLSNNDLHDSGLQQLLHGMDNTECKLRILRKVLTIFGLSWCNLTEKSCEILALILCSNSLLSELDLSNNDLQDSGVRLIADALKSSNCTLEVLGLSGCMVTEVGCCYVASVMSSNPSHLNELDLSYNHPGESGVKLLSERLNDPNCTLDKLKTDPNGQHFIKSGIRKYACDLTLDLNTAHLELCLSDENRRVTRVTEKQPYPDHPERFEDSEQVLCRESLTGRCYWEAEWSGTEGVVGVTYNNINRKNDDDFDFIESPCNLGNNAVSWKLTCGSIIYVSHDQVDINVKTPITRSCRAGVYVDSMAGTLSFYSVSDMHILTHLHTFLTSFNEPLYAGFKVEMGTLSLCQME; from the exons ATGGCATCAGTTCCAGAGCAGCTTCTGGAAACACTGGATGAGCTGGACGAAAAAAAACTGAAGAGGTTTAAATTTTATCTAAAACAAGAAGAGTCCATTTCAGCTGATGACTTGGAAAATGCAGATGCCATTGATACAGTGGAACAGATGGTCAAGTGTTTTAAACCAGAAGAAGCTGTGAAGATCACATTGAACATCTTGAAGAAGATGAAACACAACCAGCTGTCTGAACAGTTAGAGAACAAGTACAAGGAAG AGGATGATGTCTTGCTAAAAATCGTGACAAAACACAAAGACTTCATGAAGGATAAAACCGGACGTGTTTTTGAgggcaaaaaagaaaataaaacgcaTCTCAAGAAAGTTTACACAGAACTCTTTATCACCGAAGGTGATTTTACGGATGTCAATCATGAACACGAGATTCTGAAGATCGACAGAGCTTTCAAAACCCCAAAATCAGAGGACATACCAATCAACTGCAATGACATATTTAGCTTATTAAGACAAAAGGCAGAGGGTAACATTGTTCTGACCAAGGGAATTGCTGGCATTGGAAAAACCTTCtctgtgcaaaagttcattctgGACTGGGCTGAAGGAAACGCCAATCAGGATGTAGACTGCATGTTCCTGCTTCCTTTCCGAGAGATTAACTTGATTAAAGATAAGGAGTTCAGTCTACATGAGTTTCTACAGGAATTTTATCCTCCACTGCAAGAACTGAAGGATACAAAGTTGTATGAAAGTTTTACGATTGCTTTTATTTTTGACGGACTCGATGAGAGTCGTCTTCCGTTGAATTTCAATAGCAGTTCACTGCACTCTGTAAATAACCGGTCATCTGTTGATGCTTTGTTTACAAGTTTAGTCAAAGGGAAACTTCTTCCATCAGCTCTCATCTGGGTGACCTCACGACCCACAGCAGCTAATCAAATCCCTCCTGAGTATGTGGGTTTATTCACAGAGGTGCGAGGATTTACTGACAAACAGAAGGAGGAATATTTCAGAAAGAGAATCACAGATGAAACTCAGgcctttcaaataatttcacacATTAAGACATCTCGCAGTCTCTACATCATGTGTCACATTCCTGTGTTCTGTTGGATCGCAGCTACTGTTCTGCATGAAATTCTCATCAAGAACAATGGGGAAGACATTCCTTCAACACTTACTGAAATGTATGTTCACTTCTTACTAATACAGATGAACCTGAAGAACCAAAAGTATGATGAAAATACCCAAAGAGATCGCACAAAGCTCTTGGGTTCAAACAAAGAAATGATCTCAAAGTTGGCTAAACTGGCATTTGAACAGCTGAAGAAGGAAAATATCATGTTCTACGAGGATGATTTGAAAGCTTGCGGCATTGACGTAAGTGATGAGTCAGAGTCAACGGGATTGTGCACTGAGATCTTTAAGAAAGACTCTGTGCTTCATGAGATGAAGGTTTATTACTTCATACATCTGAGTATCCAAGAGTTCCTCGCTGCTCTGCACATGTTCCTCTGCTACCTGAACAAAAATATGGAGGAGCTTGATTTTTTACTGGAGAATTCATATCCCAAGAAAGACCTGCTGTACTTCTTGCTGATGAAAGCAATTGACAAAGCCAAGGCAAGCGAGACGGGGCATTTTGATCTCTTCCTTCGGTTCTTGCTGGGCATTTCTCTTGAGTCTAATCAAAAACTCCTCACTGGCTTGTTGACCCAAACCGAGGAGAGTAAGAGAAGCATCAATAAAACAATCCAGTACATCAAGCAAATGCAAAACAATGATACTTGCCCTGAAAAATCCATCAACCACTTTTTCTGCATCCTCGAGCTGCAGGATAGGTCCCTGTACCAGCAAATCAAGAAATATCTGAATTCAGATGTCATTGACAAAAGTAGAGAGATCTCCACCTCAAACTGCTCAGCGCTGGTCTATGTGCTTCTGATGTCAGAAGAGGTGCTGGATGAGTTCAACCCAAAGAAGTTCAACCCATCGTATGCTGGATGTAGGAGACTGGTCCCAGTAATGAGATCCTGCAAAAGAGCCCT GTTTTCAGACTGTGGACTGACAGAAACATGCTGTGAAACTGTCGCTTCAGCTCTTCAGTTAGAGGACTGCCCCATGAGCGAGCTGGACCTGAGTGACAATTACAGTATTGAagcaggagtgaagctgctctgtTCTggactgaagagtcctcactgtaaaCTAGAGACACTGAG GTTTGCCCGATGTCATTTTGGCCAGGATAGCTGCATGGAGCTGGTGTCTGCTCTCAAGATGATTATATGTCATCTGAGTGAGCTTGACCTCAGTAACAACGATCTGCACGACTCTGGACTTCAACAACTCTTACATGGAATGGACAACACAGAGTGTAAACTTAGAATTCTGAGGAAAGTATTAACAATATTTGG ATTGAGCTGGTGTAACCTGACTGAGAAGAGCTGTGAGATTCTTGCCTTGATTCTTTGCTCAAACTCCCTCCTGAgtgagctggacctgagtaataATGACCTGCAAGACTCAGGAGTGAGGCTTATtgctgatgcactgaagagttcAAACTGTACACTGGAGGTACTTGG ATTATCTGGTTGTATGGTGACAGAGGTCGGCTGTTGTTATGTGGCTTCAGTTATGAGTTCAAACCCTTCACACCTGAAtgagctggatctgagctacaatcatccaggagaatcaggagtcaaaCTTCTCTCTGAGAGACTAAATGATCCGaactgcacactggacaaactCAA AACTGATCCTAATGGTCAACACTTCATCAAGTCAGGGATAAGAAAGT ATGcttgtgatctcacactggatctaAACACAGCACACCTTGAGCTCTGTCTCTCCGATGAAAACAGACGGGTGACACGAGTAACAGAGAAACAgccatatcctgatcatccagagagatttgaggACAGTGAgcaggttctgtgtagagagagtctgactggacgctgttactgggaggcTGAATGGAGCGGGACAGAGGGGGTGGTGGGGGTGACATACAATAATATAAATAGAAAGAATGATGATGACTTCGATTTTATAGAGTCCCCCTGTAATCTTGGAAACAATGCTGTTTCATGGAAACTTACCTGTGGATCAATTATATACGTTTCTCACGATCAAGTAGATATTAATGTAAAGACTCCAATCACTCGTTCATGCAGAGCAGGAGTGTACGTGGACTCAATGGCTGGCACTTTGTCCTTCTACAGTGTTTCTGACATGCACAtactcacacatttacacacattccTCACTTCCTTTAACGAACCTCTTTATGCTGGATTTAAGGTGGAAATGGGAACTTTGTCCTTATGTCAGATGGAGTAA
- the LOC127644355 gene encoding uncharacterized protein LOC127644355 isoform X2, which translates to MIQICCDKLLKFHLLLTSLHLMSGVKCGTNEILTYTANAKGNVEIQCPYESKYEKYEKYLCRGKCQTLNKDKPVRSGSRPNEKRFSMIDNSTTHIFTVTITDLVPEDEGTYWCGVKTGFGRSDDYTKILLNIKRDTGSSTTMTATSTISQTIYISSNQPGSTHYTVNPMIISSSSTTSHSNSVSRKLTSDLIVIITLSVTVILLVFGFTLFLCFRQRQKNKDRNSSLIDNDKLQENAENGHPGSLPTNPSGTERSVYATQQLPTNPSGTERSVYATQQLPTNPSGTERSVYATQQLPTNPSGTERSVYATPQLPTNPSGTERSVYATQQLPTNPSGTERSVYATPQLPTNPSGTERSVYATQQLPTNPSGTERSVYATPQLPTNPSGTERSVYATQQLPTNPSGTERSVYATQQLPTNPSGTERSVYATQQLPTNPSGTERSVYATPQLPKITSAAECSVYAMVQKPKVHKTNLGHDVKADLSSKT; encoded by the exons ATGATCCAGATCTGTTGTGATAAACTTCTGAAATTTCACCTACTGCTCACCTCCCTCCACCTCATGTCTG GGGTGAAATGTGGGACAAATGAGATCTTGACTTACACAGCAAATGCAAAAGGAAATGTGGAAATACAGTGTCCATATGAgtctaaatatgaaaaatatgagAAGTATCTCTGCAGAGGGAAATGCCAAACACTAAATAAAGACAAACCTGTTAGATCTGGATCGAGACCAAATGAGAAAAGATTCTCTATGATTGATAACTCAACTACCCACATCTTCACTGTCACCATCACTGATCTTGTACCTGAGGATGAAGGCACATACTGGTGCGGGGTAAAGACCGGCTTCGGACGCAGTGATGATTATACCAAGATTCTACTGAATATTAAACGTG ATACAGGTTCATCAACCACTATGACGGCAACATCGACAATATCTCAAACGATATACATCTCCTCAAACCAGCCTGGATCTACCCATTACACCGTCAACCCAATGATTATATCTTCATCATCAACAACATCACATTCAAATTCAGTGTCAAGAAAACTGACATCAG ATTTGATTGTGATCATCACACTGTCAGTTACAGTGATTCTGCTTGTGTTCGGATTTACACTTTTCCTGTGCTTTCGACAGAGACAAAAGAATAAAG ATAGAAATTCATCACTTATTGATAATGACAAACTGCAAGAAAATGCTGAAAAT GGACATCCTGGCTCACTACCCACCAACCCTTCTGGGACTGAGAGATCTGTTTATGCCACACAGCAATTACCCACAAATCCTTCTGGGACTGAGAGATCTGTTTATGCCACACAGCAATTACCCACAAATCCTTCTGGGACCGAGAGATCTGTTTATGCCACACAGCAATTACCCACAAATCCTTCTGGGACCGAGAGATCTGTTTATGCCACACCGCAATTACCCACAAATCCTTCTGGGACTGAGAGATCTGTTTATGCCACACAGCAATTACCCACAAATCCTTCTGGGACTGAGAGATCTGTTTATGCCACACCGCAATTACCCACAAATCCTTCTGGGACCGAGAGATCTGTTTATGCCACACAGCAATTACCCACAAATCCTTCTGGGACCGAGAGATCTGTTTATGCCACACCGCAATTACCCACAAATCCTTCTGGGACCGAGAGATCTGTTTATGCCACACAGCAATTACCCACAAATCCTTCTGGGACTGAGAGATCTGTTTATGCCACACAGCAATTACCCACAAATCCTTCTGGGACTGAGAGATCTGTTTATGCCACACAGCAATTACCCACAAATCCTTCTGGGACTGAGAGATCTGTTTACGCCACACCGCAATTACCTAAAATCACCTCTGCAGCGGAGTGTTCAGTTTACGCAATGGTCCAAAAACCCAAAGTTCACAAGACAAATTTAGGTCATGACGTTAAAGCAGACCTTTCCAGTAAGACCTAA
- the LOC127644355 gene encoding uncharacterized protein LOC127644355 isoform X1 yields MIQICCDKLLKFHLLLTSLHLMSGVKCGTNEILTYTANAKGNVEIQCPYESKYEKYEKYLCRGKCQTLNKDKPVRSGSRPNEKRFSMIDNSTTHIFTVTITDLVPEDEGTYWCGVKTGFGRSDDYTKILLNIKRDTGSSTTMTATSTISQTIYISSNQPGSTHYTVNPMIISSSSTTSHSNSVSRKLTSDLIVIITLSVTVILLVFGFTLFLCFRQRQKNKGDALSISLTCSICIFISSMHKNLHILQIEIHHLLIMTNCKKMLKMDILAHYPPTLLGLRDLFMPHSNYPQILLGLRDLFMPHSNYPQILLGPRDLFMPHSNYPQILLGPRDLFMPHRNYPQILLGLRDLFMPHSNYPQILLGLRDLFMPHRNYPQILLGPRDLFMPHSNYPQILLGPRDLFMPHRNYPQILLGPRDLFMPHSNYPQILLGLRDLFMPHSNYPQILLGLRDLFMPHSNYPQILLGLRDLFTPHRNYLKSPLQRSVQFTQWSKNPKFTRQI; encoded by the exons ATGATCCAGATCTGTTGTGATAAACTTCTGAAATTTCACCTACTGCTCACCTCCCTCCACCTCATGTCTG GGGTGAAATGTGGGACAAATGAGATCTTGACTTACACAGCAAATGCAAAAGGAAATGTGGAAATACAGTGTCCATATGAgtctaaatatgaaaaatatgagAAGTATCTCTGCAGAGGGAAATGCCAAACACTAAATAAAGACAAACCTGTTAGATCTGGATCGAGACCAAATGAGAAAAGATTCTCTATGATTGATAACTCAACTACCCACATCTTCACTGTCACCATCACTGATCTTGTACCTGAGGATGAAGGCACATACTGGTGCGGGGTAAAGACCGGCTTCGGACGCAGTGATGATTATACCAAGATTCTACTGAATATTAAACGTG ATACAGGTTCATCAACCACTATGACGGCAACATCGACAATATCTCAAACGATATACATCTCCTCAAACCAGCCTGGATCTACCCATTACACCGTCAACCCAATGATTATATCTTCATCATCAACAACATCACATTCAAATTCAGTGTCAAGAAAACTGACATCAG ATTTGATTGTGATCATCACACTGTCAGTTACAGTGATTCTGCTTGTGTTCGGATTTACACTTTTCCTGTGCTTTCGACAGAGACAAAAGAATAAAGGTGACGCTCTCTCTATCTCATTAACATGCAGTATCTGTATATTCATATCTTCAATGCATAAAAATCTGCATATTTTGCAGATAGAAATTCATCACTTATTGATAATGACAAACTGCAAGAAAATGCTGAAAAT GGACATCCTGGCTCACTACCCACCAACCCTTCTGGGACTGAGAGATCTGTTTATGCCACACAGCAATTACCCACAAATCCTTCTGGGACTGAGAGATCTGTTTATGCCACACAGCAATTACCCACAAATCCTTCTGGGACCGAGAGATCTGTTTATGCCACACAGCAATTACCCACAAATCCTTCTGGGACCGAGAGATCTGTTTATGCCACACCGCAATTACCCACAAATCCTTCTGGGACTGAGAGATCTGTTTATGCCACACAGCAATTACCCACAAATCCTTCTGGGACTGAGAGATCTGTTTATGCCACACCGCAATTACCCACAAATCCTTCTGGGACCGAGAGATCTGTTTATGCCACACAGCAATTACCCACAAATCCTTCTGGGACCGAGAGATCTGTTTATGCCACACCGCAATTACCCACAAATCCTTCTGGGACCGAGAGATCTGTTTATGCCACACAGCAATTACCCACAAATCCTTCTGGGACTGAGAGATCTGTTTATGCCACACAGCAATTACCCACAAATCCTTCTGGGACTGAGAGATCTGTTTATGCCACACAGCAATTACCCACAAATCCTTCTGGGACTGAGAGATCTGTTTACGCCACACCGCAATTACCTAAAATCACCTCTGCAGCGGAGTGTTCAGTTTACGCAATGGTCCAAAAACCCAAAGTTCACAAGACAAATTTAG